In one Nicotiana sylvestris chromosome 8, ASM39365v2, whole genome shotgun sequence genomic region, the following are encoded:
- the LOC104237718 gene encoding protein SAWADEE HOMEODOMAIN HOMOLOG 2-like — protein sequence MDLRPRHRKPFSGFTDAEIEKMEKELKQSGEQVCDQEFCKKLAQAFSHSKGRAGKLIVKWTEVQTWFWNRQRSCLSKDNSAEAKRKLPDVTEECALDKANQTFHMPEGQKVPDLSDLEFEARSSTDGAWYDVDTFISHRYLSSGEPEVLVRFAGFGSEEDEWINVRKSVRERSVPLESSECNKVRVGDPVLCFQERKDQARYVEARVIEIQKKFHDIRGCRCLFVIQYDHDNTEEIVHLRRLCFRPSVLGRLCQI from the exons ATGGACCTTCGTCCCAGACACAGAAAACCTTTCTCTGGCTTTACTGATGCTGAG ATTGAGAAAATGGAGAAAGAACTTAAACAATCAGGAGAACAAGTTTGTGACCAAGAATTCTGCAAGAAATTGGCACAGGCTTTCAG CCACTCTAAAGGTCGTGCAGGAAAACTGATCGTGAAATGGACTGAG GTCCAAACTTGGTTCTGGAACAGGCAGCGAAGTTGTCTCTCAAAGGATAATTCAGCAGAGGCCAAGAGGAAACTCCCTGATGTGACTGAAGAATGTGCTTTAGATAAAGCAAATCAAACATTTCATATGCCTGAAG GGCAAAAGGTTCCAGATTTGTCAGACTTAGAATTTGAGGCTAGGTCTTCAACAGATGGGGCATG GTATGACGTTGATACATTTATCTCACACCGTTATCTTAGCTCAGGAGAACCT GAAGTTCTTGTGAGATTTGCGGGATTTGGATCGGAGGAGGATGAGTGGATAAACGTAAGAAAGTCCGTCCGGGAACGATCTGTACCTCTTGAGAGTTCAGAATGTAACAAAGTCAGGGTTGGGGATCCTGTTTTGTGCTTCCAG GAGAGGAAGGACCAGGCTAGATATGTTGAAGCACGTGTTATTGAAATTCAAAAGAAATTTCATGATATAAGGGGTTGCAGATGTCTCTTTGTGATTCAGTATGATCATGATAACACAGAG gaaattgttcATTTGAGGAGATTATGTTTCCGGCCAAGCGTATTAGGGCGTCTGTGCCAGATTTAG